The Megalobrama amblycephala isolate DHTTF-2021 linkage group LG7, ASM1881202v1, whole genome shotgun sequence genome window below encodes:
- the LOC125272879 gene encoding prostate stem cell antigen-like isoform X2 has product MDLQISVFLLFILFTAGHSLSCYECNGLTGSCVDQMELTCPSGSTHCESLTAVTQIGHITSEEKRKGCVSACQNGSINLGLARMTTTCCNTDLCNLQDAPDPSNVPNGKKCYYCDGLTCSNTLSCSGDDDRCITARVASGGPPAVVKGCVSKSFCGATTSVRNVESFSCCEGDLCNGAQSVSQSFLFLCCSLLSYFLLH; this is encoded by the exons ATGGATCTGCAAATCTCAGTTTTTCTTCTCTTCATTCTTTTCACTGCAG GACACTCTCTCAGCTGTTATGAGTGCAATGGTCTGACGGGTTCTTGTGTAGATCAAATGGAACTAACATGTCCTAGTGGATCTACTCACTGTGAGAGTTTAACAGCAGTGACACAAATTG GTCACATTACTTCTGAAGAGAAGCGTAAAGGATGTGTTTCTGCCTGTCAAAATGGGTCCATAAACTTAGGCCTTGCCAGGATGACTACTACCTGCTGTAACACAGACCTGTGTAACCTCCAAGACGCTCCAG ATCCCTCTAATGTCCCAAATGGAAAGAAATGTTACTATTGTGATGGACTGACATGCTCAAACACATTGAGCTGTTCAGGAGATGACGACCGCTGCATCACTGCAAGAG TGGCTTCTGGAGGCCCGCCAGCAGTGGTAAAAGGCTGTGTCTCTAAATCCTTTTGTGGTGCCACAACATCAGTTAGAAATGTTGAGAGCTTCTCATGTTGTGAGGGGGACCTGTGTAACGGTGCTCAGAGTGTCTCCCAGAGCTTCCTGTTCCTCTGCTGTTCTCTGCTCTCCTACTTCCTGCTGCACTGA
- the LOC125272879 gene encoding ly6/PLAUR domain-containing protein 8-like isoform X1: MFSFFFSLDLSLTCLCFITKGHSLSCYECNGLTGSCVDQMELTCPSGSTHCESLTAVTQIGHITSEEKRKGCVSACQNGSINLGLARMTTTCCNTDLCNLQDAPDPSNVPNGKKCYYCDGLTCSNTLSCSGDDDRCITARVASGGPPAVVKGCVSKSFCGATTSVRNVESFSCCEGDLCNGAQSVSQSFLFLCCSLLSYFLLH; the protein is encoded by the exons atgttttctttctttttttcattggaTCTCTCTCTCACTTGTCTCTGTTTTATTACTAAAGGACACTCTCTCAGCTGTTATGAGTGCAATGGTCTGACGGGTTCTTGTGTAGATCAAATGGAACTAACATGTCCTAGTGGATCTACTCACTGTGAGAGTTTAACAGCAGTGACACAAATTG GTCACATTACTTCTGAAGAGAAGCGTAAAGGATGTGTTTCTGCCTGTCAAAATGGGTCCATAAACTTAGGCCTTGCCAGGATGACTACTACCTGCTGTAACACAGACCTGTGTAACCTCCAAGACGCTCCAG ATCCCTCTAATGTCCCAAATGGAAAGAAATGTTACTATTGTGATGGACTGACATGCTCAAACACATTGAGCTGTTCAGGAGATGACGACCGCTGCATCACTGCAAGAG TGGCTTCTGGAGGCCCGCCAGCAGTGGTAAAAGGCTGTGTCTCTAAATCCTTTTGTGGTGCCACAACATCAGTTAGAAATGTTGAGAGCTTCTCATGTTGTGAGGGGGACCTGTGTAACGGTGCTCAGAGTGTCTCCCAGAGCTTCCTGTTCCTCTGCTGTTCTCTGCTCTCCTACTTCCTGCTGCACTGA